One region of Leishmania panamensis strain MHOM/PA/94/PSC-1 chromosome 28 sequence genomic DNA includes:
- a CDS encoding coatomer gamma subunit, putative (TriTrypDB/GeneDB-style sysID: LpmP.28.2780) → MVDAVSRYDDEEEDVLPFEGLDKASALQECRIFNKIPLNEEGSIRAMTQVLYLLSIGVRLTEAEATDIFFMSTKLMQSNYAKLRRLQYILMKELSPLVEQSFIASNALMMDIKKKGDSDKSCAIRALYAIMDSSMYNSMDRTIVECMTSRNPSVVTAALVTGIHMSNTLPEMPRKWATQLNEVLRERSKAQYQAIALLHRIRNNDRLSVDRLIEDTQAGRIRSSHAVCLVIKMCTELMQADFTSSLDIYKFVTSMLHRSDMIAFEAAKSIASLRHVSDRELMPVVTVLQLYLSSQNQVLRFAAVYLISCIASTHPAAVAPINAEIESLALDSNRVIAMLAITALLKTGAESTIARVLTQLSSGSYMSELGDELKLTIVDAMRVLNAKFPNNYETLLAFLFRVLSDEGSSALKQSVVDAMLDISKSNPSSKEVVLTHLAEFIDDCEFSQITKRVLMHLGEGVPHCSNPRHFVRYVYNHATLEKPEVRAVAVTTLAKIAASVPSLRRSIVALLKRSCSDSDDEVRDRAVLYTKLFLQNDEGLVRTYIEDVAAAVLHQWHTLRDMNKVIPMDGALGGSTSAGLAAGPNHADTFGMPCPTPAVLHGRDALRHVKQLQELGEPVKSMEPVLITEPDNEYVVSVIKHTYPTHLVLQFKVKNMMDNMLFKKVLVSTSTEDLEAEPLYAIPIESIRPGETQYGYVVLQYAPGAFPSGTVEPMFRFAMVEEEDEDAADQDEYPMESFDVDVSDFIAPMNLGNDMDSKWTEQEGNETAGTFALHSMRNLTEAAQQLADFFGMYIEGGVPEKITTASHVLKMAGVLADEDHTLMLVQAKVFIATDNRVALHLALRGGSADVREYLANVLLG, encoded by the coding sequence ATGGTGGATGCAGTTTCTCGCTacgacgatgaggaggaagacgttCTGCCCTTCGAGGGCCTCGACAAGGCgtcagcgctgcaggagtgCCGCATCTTCAACAAGATCCCGCTGAACGAGGAGGGGTCTATCCGGGCCATGACACAGGTACTGTATCTCTTGTCAATTGGCGTGCGGCTGACCGAGGCCGAGGCGACGGATATCTTCTTCATGTCCACGAAACTCATGCAGTCGAACTATGCCAAGCTGCGGCGTCTGCAGTACATCCTGATGAAGGAACTCAGCCCGCTCGTGGAGCAGAGCTTCATCGCGTCGAACGCGCTCATGATGGATATTAAGAAGAAGGGGGATTCTGACAAGAGTTGCGCTATCCGCGCTCTATACGCCATCATGGACAGCAGTATGTACAACTCCATGGACCGCACCATCGTGGAGTGCATGACGTCGCGTAACCCAAGCGTGGTGACTGCGGCACTCGTAACGGGCATCCATATGTCCAACACCCTGCCGGAGATGCCGCGCAAGTGGGCAACGCAGCTgaacgaggtgctgcgcgagcgctcCAAGGCTCAGTACCAGGCCATCGCGCTACTGCACAGGATACGCAACAACGACCGACTCTCCGTGGATCGGCTCATCGAAGATACTCAGGCCGGCCGCATCCGCTCATCGCATGCCGTCTGCCTCGTCATCAAGATGTGCACCGAGCTGATGCAGGCTGACTTCACCAGCTCCCTCGATATTTACAAGTTTGTCACCTCGATGCTGCACCGAAGCGACATGATCGCCTTTGAGGCCGCCAAGTCAATTGCCTCCTTGCGCCACGTCTCCGACAGGGAGCTGATGCCGGTTGTGACGGTTCTCCAGCTGTATCTGAGCTCGCAGAATCAGGTGCTTCGGTTTGCTGCCGTGTACTTAATCAGCTGCATCGCGTCCACGCATCcggccgccgtcgcgccGATCAACGCGGAGATCGAGTCCCTGGCGCTGGATTCGAACCGCGTCATCGCCATGCTCGCCATCACAGCCTTGCTGAAGACCGGGGCGGAAAGTACCATTGCGCGAGTGCTGACCCAGCTCTCCTCGGGCAGCTACATGAGTGAGCTCGGGGACGAGTTGAAGTTAACGATTGTGGACGCCATGCGTGTGCTGAATGCGAAGTTTCCGAACAACTACGAAACTCTCTTGgccttcctcttccgcgTTCTCAGCGATGAGGGTAGCAGCGCGTTGAAGCAGAGCGTGGTGGATGCAATGCTCGATATCTCCAAGTCCAACCCCAGCTCCAAGGAGGTCGTACTCACACACCTGGCCGAGTTTATCGACGACTGCGAGTTCTCGCAGATCACAAAGCGAGTCTTGATGCACCTTGGCGAGGGTGTCCCGCACTGCTCCAACCCGCGCCACTTCGTGCGCTACGTGTACAACCACGCCACACTGGAGAAGCCCGAAGTCCGCGCTGTCGCAGTGACGACGCTGGCGAAGATCGCGGCGAGCGTGCCGTCTCTGCGTCGTTCCATCGTGGCGCTTCTGaagcgctcctgcagcgactcCGACGACGAGGTCCGCGACCGCGCCGTGCTGTACACGAAGTTGTTTCTACAGAATGACGAAGGGCTCGTGCGCACATACATCGAAGACGTCGCGGCGGCCGTGCTGCATCAGTGGCACACTCTGCGCGACATGAACAAGGTGATCCCGATGGACGGCGCTCTTGGCGGTTCCACTTCGGCGGGTCTCGCAGCGGGCCCAAACCACGCGGACACCTTCGGAATGCCGTGTCCGACGCCGGCCGTCCTCCATGGCCGTGATGCCTTGCGTCATGTCAAGCAGCTTCAGGAGCTGGGAGAGCCAGTGAAGAGCATGGAGCCGGTTCTCATTACGGAGCCCGACAACGAGTACGTTGTGTCTGTCATCAAACACACGTACCCGACGCACTTGGTACTGCAGTTCAAGGTGAAGAACATGATGGACAACATGTTGTTCAAGAAGGTGCTTGTTAGCACAAGCACGGAGGACCTGGAGGCGGAGCCGCTCTACGCCATTCCTATTGAGAGCATCCGCCCAGGGGAAACCCAGTACGGGtacgtggtgctgcagtaTGCGCCAGGCGCGTTCCCCAGCGGCACTGTGGAGCCGATGTTCCGCTTTGCCAtggtcgaggaggaggacgaggacgcgGCGGATCAGGACGAGTACCCAATGGAGAGCTTCGACGTGGACGTGAGCGATTTTATCGCACCAATGAACCTGGGCAACGACATGGATAGTAAATGGACTGAGCAGGAGGGCAACGAGACGGCCGGCACCTTCGCGCTGCACTCGATGAGGAACCTGacggaggcagcgcagcagctggctgACTTCTTCGGGATGTACATCGAAGGCGGCGTACCGGAGAAGATCACCACAGCCTCGCACGTGCTCAAGATGGCTGGCGTGCTGGCGGACGAGGACCACACACTGATGCTGGTGCAGGCGAAGGTGTTTATTGCGACCGACAACCGTGTAGCGCTGCACCTGGCACTGCGCGGTGGATCGGCAGATGTTCGCGAGTATTTAGCGAACGTCCTGCTGGGCTAA
- a CDS encoding hypothetical protein (TriTrypDB/GeneDB-style sysID: LpmP.28.2790), with protein sequence MSRPRGDSGYDPLPGSQCEASPPLAVLLCRSQRSPSTPLRVFGSEITNRLPTPPPPRISSSSPLTAAAPLCAATATLCSVAIDAPLSYAPPGPASSSSWLEVDPYCCPSNRGDVVEPSLSYETLLGAKGSACPRQGPFPLAGVGSRSSGNSTNSRVTLQTVGGGDQSCLELPHGSMSGQAETSMPSALSAKRRLRDGGTENSDGHAGPRSSWPHVKRQRGEEAANSGLTGAFSATAPLPRLPAPPMRTGGVGVPGGADSICCGGDVDARLSLVTSSSEYDGDPWGPRRGACGFLTPVSTKLLSLPPVALVPLPPSQHLHARVCRPASLLDKEHAAPAWQVLTSGPAATEEEEEGLVHLVSTSRSTTLFSPARGNVLLCNAVDGAISYSPLTLDDISPILCLSEERLEHCRMSAVACDRHSSAEVDDEESMGGVAPDLSTQCFTGSARFVHEEALRLLTATCEDAEGALLQWPG encoded by the coding sequence ATGTCGCGGCCTCGCGGCGATAGCGGATACGATCCGCTACCGGGGTCACAGTGCGAGGCCTCTccaccgctggcggtgctgctctgtAGGTCTCAACGCTCACCAAGCACGCCACTGCGCGTCTTTGGCTCCGAAATCACGAACCGCCTTCCCactcccccaccaccgcgaatatcgtcatcgtcgccgctgacagccgctgcaccgctgtgTGCGGCGACTGCGACTCTGTGCAGTGTGGCTATCGATGCGCCACTGAGCTACGCACCACCTGGGCCAGCGTCATCGTCGAGCTGGCTGGAAGTCGATCCTTATTGTTGTCCCAGCAACAGGGGCGACGTCGTCGAGCCCAGCCTGTCTTACGAAACACTACTTGGCGCCAAGGGTAGTGCATGCCCACGACAAGGACCGTTTCCGCTGGCAGGCGTCGGCTCGCGTTCATCCGGCAACAGCACCAACAGTCGTGTTACTCTGCAAACAGTAGGGGGCGGCGACCAGTCGTGCCTTGAGCTCCCCCACGGTAGCATGAGTGGCCAAGCAGAGACTTCGATGCCGTCTGCGCTGAGTGCAAAGCGGCGTCTCAGAGACGGCGGTACCGAGAACAGTGATGGCCATGCTGGCCCCCGCTCTTCATGGCCGCACGTGAAGCGGCAACggggcgaggaggccgccaACAGCGGCCTCACCGGTGCCTtcagcgccactgcgcctctgcctcggctCCCTGCTCCACCTATGCGAACGGGAGGCGTGGGTGTCCCAGGTGGTGCGGACAGCAtctgctgtggcggtgacgtTGATGCTCGACTCAGTCTTGTTACTTCCTCCTCCGAGTACGACGGGGACCCTTGGGGCCCGCGTCGCGGCGCTTGTGGCTTCCTCACCCCAGTGTCGACGAAGCTGCTGTCCCTGCCTCCCGTGGCGTtggtgccactgccgccgtctcaGCATCTtcatgcgcgcgtgtgccgtCCAGCGAGTTTGCTTGATAAAGAGCATGCTGCACCAGCTTGGCAGGTACTGACCTCGGGGCCCGCAGCGactgaggaggaagaggaggggctgGTCCATCTTGTGTCAACATCCCGCAGCAccactctcttttctcctgcCCGGGGCAACGTGCTCCTCTGCAATGCAGTCGACGGCGCCATTTCCTATTCGCCACTGACACTGGATGACATCAGCCCAATTCTGTGTCTCTCCGAGGAACGGCTTGAGCACTGTCGGATGAGTGCGGTGGCGTGCGACCGGCACTCATCAGCCGAggtggacgacgaggagagcATGGGCGGTGTTGCGCCAGACTTGTCCACACAGTGCTTCACAGGCAGTGCTCGCTTTGTTCACGAGGAGGCATTGCGGCTGCTCACCGCCACGTGTGAGGACGCCGAGGGCGCTCTACTACAATGGCCCGGTTAA
- a CDS encoding molybdenum cofactor biosynthesis protein, putative (TriTrypDB/GeneDB-style sysID: LpmP.28.2800) — protein MKHLLTPATPPPSDAFAGGGQAMPSVSILEEYYTSKKGPLFATAVVAGTNAVKQVSSLVPFCYSPPIQRCSFTFRRRQVLQPPRPAQMPHRVVLRRRTSEPGPPQRRPEYSVLYCFCTVATENKGGVEMEALTGAIMASVTLYDMLKGLPGAQEDGLSLGEAFVLAKRGGRNDFTKLLMSEPDRPLVESGMRSGEATAHALPPSSGAVSGSGELPPTSTTHTSPSTATPTDASGAATMNVDRRASANVKNARAQGEEASEEVDDEEDHHPIAKRVIRHPTPAAAPTHGSLNNSAATGDADAWWHSSKHEKRLQELYPRRKYGDNARLVSSSPTPMAAGGSAARAHTRTNAFGTSDSGSKVPTTPATVLAARPKLASKASMIRDGQGSMAGKGPTSVAALRKAAGRAGPTGSNDGAGEDDEEDNIVGNRHSPNRSRLVKMSARAGNVVAQAADYDDDRPADAAEAEEAEDEAVTTTASATDQAEEEEETTMTGAPKKRRSITAVASGHRPQGTATTKSPFGKRSPTGPRRYLAEVEDTLEAHCALGDETAEGEGAGEEERMPAKPSAVATTRRAHAHGGVTGKRAGKSAIEFPSRSAAASARKQRVGGAAPKKGRASAETDDDDDAEDIATPEDRDDGVEEGDGAAGDDDGGAAAAAVARRHGKAAAKQGRPAALRKGGAMRPVRHDSWDTGFSRRSRSEDGGDDDGGDEDAVEEETETAGEDGGATGVDDMAPSPPRKRLRKPLKRAAPKRR, from the coding sequence ATGAAGCATCTCTTGACCCccgccacaccgccaccgtccGACGCTTTCGCCGGGGGAGGGCAGGCGATGCCGTCTGTCTCCATTCTGGAGGAGTACTACACCAGCAAGAAGGGTCCCCTgttcgccaccgccgtggtGGCTGGCACCAATGCCGTTAAGCAGGTGAGCTCGCTCGTCCCCTTTTGCTATTCGCCGCCGATCCAACGCTGCTCCTTCACCTTTCGTCGTCGCCAGGTACTTCAGCCGCCGCGACCGGCGCAGATGCCGCATCgggtggtgctgcgtcgccgtACCTCGGAGCCGGGCCCACCGCAGAGGCGACCGGAGTACAGCGTTCTTTATTGCTTCTGCACCGTCGCCACAGAGAACAAAGGTGGGGTGGAGATGGAGGCGTTGACGGGGGCTATCATGGCCAGCGTCACACTCTACGACATGCTGAAGGGCCTCCCAGGCGCACAGGAGGATGGGTTGAGCCTGGGGGAGGCCTTTGTACTTGCCAAGCGTGGCGGCCGCAATGATTTCACCAAGCTACTCATGTCTGAGCCGGACCGCCCCCTTGTGGAGAGTGGTATGCGCTCTGGAGAAGCCACAGCTCATGCCCTCCCGccgagcagcggtgctgtcaGCGGGAGTGGTGAGCTGCCACCTACAAGCactacacacacatcacCGTCCACCGCAACCCCTACCGACGCGTCGGGAGCTGCCACCATGAACGTCGATCGACGCGCCTCAGCAAATGTGAAGAATGCTCGAGCGCAAGGCGAGGAGGCGTCTGAAGAGGTGGATGATGAGGAGGATCACCACCCGATAGCGAAACGTGTGATACGCCATCCAAcacctgcggcggcgcccaCCCATGGCAGCCTCAACAATTCTGCCGCAACTGGCGATGCTGACGCGTGGTGGCATTCGTCAAAGCATGAGAAAAGGTTGCAGGAGCTCTACCCGCGCCGCAAGTACGGCGACAACGCACGCCTCGTTTCATCGAGCCCCACGCCAATGGCCGCAGGCGGGTCTGCAGcacgggcacacacgcgcaccaaCGCTTTCGGGACCTCAGACAGCGGCTCCAAGGTGCCTACGACACCTGCTACCGTGTTGGCTGCTCGGCCAAAGCTGGCGTCCAAGGCGAGTATGATTCGTGATGGACAGGGCTCCATGGCGGGCAAGGGACCCACCTCCGTGGCCGCGTTACGCAAAGCCGCTGGCAGGGCTGGGCCTACAGGCAGCAACGATGGCGCAGGCGAagacgatgaggaggacaacATTGTAGGGAACCGCCACTCGCCTAACCGTTCTCGGCTGGTAAAGATGTCTGCACGGGCAGGAAATGTCGTAGCCCAGGCGGCTGATTATGACGATGACAGgcccgccgacgccgctgaagcggaggaggcggaagacGAGGCGGTAACGACCACAGCCAGTGCAACCGATcaggcggaggaagaggaagaaaccACAATGACAGGAGCCCCCAAAAAGCGTCGGAGCATCACGGCGGTCGCCTCGGGGCACAGACCTCagggcaccgccaccacaaaGTCGCCTTTTGGGAAGCGCAGTCCGACAGGACCCCGGCGCTACctcgcagaggtggaggataCGTTGGAGGCGCACTGTGCGTTAGGGGATGAGACCGCGGAGGGCGAAGGGgcgggcgaggaggagcgcatgcCGGCGAAGCCCAGTGCAGTGGCGACCACGCGCAGGGCGCATGCCCACGGCGGCGTGACGGGAAAGCGGGCTGGCAAGAGCGCTATCGAATTCCCCTCACGCAGTGCCGCAGCCAGCGCCCGCAAGCAGCGAGTGGGGGGCGCTGCGCCCAAAAAGGGCCGAGCGTCAGCAGAGAcggacgacgatgacgatgcgGAGGACATCGCCACCCCTGAGGACAGGGATGacggcgtggaggagggcgacggcgcagcgggggacgatgatggcggtgccgccgccgctgctgttgcgagGCGGCAtggcaaagcagcagcgaagcagggccgcccagcagcgctgaggaaGGGCGGAGCCATGCGGCCTGTCCGGCACGACTCCTGGGATACGGGATTCAGTCGGCGAAGCCGCagcgaggatggcggcgacgatgatggTGGGGACGAAGacgcagtggaggaggagaccgAGACCGCGGGTGAGGACGGTGGGGCGACGGGGGTGGACGACAtggcaccatcgccgccgcgcaagAGACTGAGGAAGCCGCTGAAGCGTGCAGCACCGAAGAGGCGTTAG
- a CDS encoding membrane-bound acid phosphatase, putative (TriTrypDB/GeneDB-style sysID: LpmP.28.2810), translating to MPAVLRSPLPRSVRRMAVLAAATALLAAVCLPAPARGSVEWVLQQVQVLHRHGSRSAVPSYNATDICGSTPCGELNPEGETMVRNVGEFLRARYTADATVVDAPFLPSSDYDLSVVASRSTDVRRTLQSAQLLLAGMFPNAIRLIPAIHTVPTSQDTMLYTFSQPWVALYATYATAAQQARTNPVVDHYFPDWTELRGLAAEVWSEGYCSNYETRLNCAIMLFDIAAAKRSVGKLPAAVAARYDDLHAIIAEWFRGMWHYDASNPFLVQQGGRGQPFLQQVLTNMDDFIAARSTYKVMHYSGHDISLAAVWGTLGDRSAYAMQPTYAQTFVLELLKSATTGEYGVRVLRGWPGQTPDTGFTFSWDPTWQLRCRGRDETNYAATDNLCPLEDFRRYVTWTVGTDPRGMCLLDVATSAVLNCPTAEAEQTVGVALSESCSLYRAVCPQYACAPGYVLSASESRCTCASAACLVSRGSEGKANVSVTVSMPGVSRGTAAGIAMATFSAGALLAVLMTLIALVLLRCSGGSARYSGPCGKCVARGEPTREAI from the coding sequence ATGCCTGCCGTGCTGCGctccccgctgccgcgcagcgtGCGCCGGATGGCCGTGCTGGCGgccgcgacagcgctgctggctgcTGTGTGCCTGCCGGCCCCCGCCCGCGGCAGCGTGGagtgggtgctgcagcaggtgcaggtgctACACCGCCACGGCTCGCGCTCGGCGGTGCCATCCTACAACGCAACGGACATCTGCGGCTCGACGCCGTGCGGGGAACTGAACCCCGAGGGCGAGACGATGGTGCGGAACGTGGGCGAATTCCTGCGCGCTCGCTACACCGCGGACGCGACGGTGGTGGACGCGCCGTTCTTGCCGTCGTCGGACTACGACCTCAGCGTTGTGGCGTCGCGCTCCACGGACGTGCGGCGCACGCTGCAGAGCGCACAGCTGCTCCTTGCTGGGATGTTCCCGAATGCGATCCGGCTGATCCCTGCCATCCACACCGTGCCGACGTCCCAGGACACGATGTTGTACACGTTCTCGCAGCCGTGGGTTGCGCTGTATGCAACGTACGCTACTGCCGCCCAGCAGGCGCGAACGAACCCCGTGGTTGACCACTACTTTCCCGACTGGACGGAGCTCAGGGGTCTCGCTGCGGAGGTGTGGAGTGAGGGCTACTGCTCCAACTACGAGACGCGTCTGAACTGTGCCATTATGCTGTTCGacatcgccgctgccaagCGCTCTGTAGGCAAGCTGCcagccgctgttgccgcccGGTACGACGACCTGCATGCGATTATCGCAGAGTGGTTCCGCGGTATGTGGCACTACGACGCCAGCAACCCCTTCCTCGTGCAGCAGGGCGGGCGCGGGCAGCCGTTCCTGCAGCAGGTGCTGACGAACATGGACGACTTTATCGCTGCCCGCAGCACGTACAAGGTGATGCACTACAGCGGTCACGACAtctccctcgctgccgtGTGGGGCACACTGGGCGACAGAAGTGCGTACGCGATGCAGCCCACCTACGCGCAGACGTTTGTGCTTGAGCTTTTGAAGAGCGCGACCACCGGCGAGTAcggcgtgcgcgtgctgcgcgggTGGCCCGGGCAGACCCCTGACACGGGCTTCACCTTCTCTTGGGACCCGAcgtggcagctgcggtgtCGGGGCAGGGACGAGACGAACTACGCTGCGACGGACAACCTGTGCCCGCTGGAGGACTTCCGGCGCTACGTTACGTGGACGGTGGGGACAGACCCGCGCGGGATGTGCCTGCTGGACGTGGCGACGTCTGCTGTCCTGAACTGCCCGACGGCTGAGGCGGAACAGACCGTCGGCGTGGCGCTGTCCGAGTCGTGCTCGCTGTACCGCGCGGTGTGCCCCCAATACGCGTGCGCACCTGGCTACGTGCTGTCCGCGTCGGAGTCGCGTTGCACGTGCGCGTCTGCTGCGTGCCTGGTGTCGCGCGGTAGCGAGGGCAAGGCCAATGTGTCTGTGACGGTGAGTATGCCCGGAGTGTCTCgaggcactgctgccggcATCGCGATGGCGACGTTCTCCGCCGGTGCCCTTCTTGCCGTTCTGATGACGCTGatcgcgctggtgctgctgcgctgcagcggtggcagtgcgcGCTACTCGGGGCCCTGCGGCAAGTGCGTGGCGCGTGGCGAGCCGACGCGTGAGGCCATATAG
- a CDS encoding peptide methionine sulfoxide reductase, putative (TriTrypDB/GeneDB-style sysID: LpmP.28.2820): protein MAKPLTNCAAPHEKDGSKDVGDAEWRRVLTSQEYYILREKGTDPVGGKYDDVFEEGVYVCAGCKTPLYLSSMKFACGCGWPGFYDCIPKRVREQPDRDGHRVEIVCNACNGHLGHVFRNEGFRNPPPNERHCVNNTSIVLQPTKPA from the coding sequence ATGGCCAAGCCGCTGACGAACTGCGCGGCGCCGCATGAGAAGGATGGGTCGAAGGATGTGGGCGATGCCGAATGGAGGCGGGTTCTCACCTCACAGGAGTACTACATTCTGCGCGAGAAGGGGACTGACCCGGTGGGTGGGAAGTACGACGACGTCTTCGAGGAGggggtgtacgtgtgcgccgGGTGCAAGACGCCGCTTTACCTGTCCTCCATGAAATTCGcctgtggctgtggctggCCCGGGTTTTACGACTGCATCCCCAAGCGGGTACGCGAGCAGCCGGACAGGGACGGCCACCGTGTGGAGATAGTCTGCAACGCGTGCAACGGCCACCTCGGTCATGTCTTCCGTAATGAGGGTTTCCGCAATCCGCCGCCGAATGAGCGGCACTGCGTGAACAACACCTCCATCGTACTGCAGCCCACAAAGCCCGCGTGA
- a CDS encoding protein phosphatase 4 catalytic subunit, putative (TriTrypDB/GeneDB-style sysID: LpmP.28.2830) — translation MYEGRLLTEEQVVQICSRCKDLMLEEGNIETIYAPVTLCGDIHGQFYDLLELFGKGGRVPDTSYVFMGDYVGRSYHSVETLLLLLLLKARYPDRITLLRGNHESRQITQVYGFYDECYRKYGCANVWRLCTELFDYMPLGAVVEEDIFCVHGGLSPQIVTLDEVRVLDRKQEVPHEGPMSDLLWSDPEDIEGWSVSQRGAGFVFGGDVAKTFNHRNGLSLIARAHQLVLEGYKSMFDSSCCTVWSAPNYCYRCGNVASILEVGEHSKTDRNVVYFTAATADVRGHLSKQPPPEYFL, via the coding sequence atgTACGAGGGGAGGCTGCtcacggaggagcaggtggtTCAGATCTGTAGTCGCTGCAAGGACCTCatgctggaggagggcaacaTAGAGACCATCTACGCCCCTGTCACGCTCTGCGGCGACATCCATGGCCAGTTCTACGACTTGTTGGAGCTCTTCGGCAAGGGCGGGCGAGTGCCGGATACATCGTATGTTTTCATGGGCGACTACGTCGGCCGCAGCTACCACAGTGTAGAgacgctgctcctgctgctgctactgaaGGCGCGCTATCCCGACCGcatcacgctgctgcgcggtaATCACGAGTCGCGCCAGATTACGCAGGTGTACGGGTTCTACGACGAGTGTTACCGCAAGTACGGCTGTGCCAATGTGTGGCGGCTTTGCACGGAGCTGTTCGACTACATGCCGCTTGGTGCTGTTGTGGAGGAGGATATTTTTTGTGTTCATGGCGGTCTCAGTCCGCAGATTGTCACGCTGGAtgaggtgcgtgtgctggACCGCAAGCAGGAGGTGCCACATGAGGGCCCTATGAGTGACCTGCTGTGGTCGGACCCAGAGGACATTGAGGGCTGGAGCGTAAGCCAGCGCGGTGCGGGTTTTGTGTTTGGTGGCGATGTTGCCAAGACCTTCAATCACCGAAACGGCCTGAGCCTCATTGCACGTGCGCACCAGCTGGTGCTGGAAGGGTACAAGTCGATGTttgacagcagctgctgcacggttTGGTCAGCCCCAAACTACTGCTACCGGTGCGGCAATGTCGCCTCCATCCTCGAGGTGGGCGAGCACTCCAAGACTGATCGAAACGTTGTATATTTCACCGCGGCCACCGCCGATGTGCGCGGCCATCTCTCAAAGCAGCCTCCACCTGAGTATTTCCTGTGA
- a CDS encoding cytochrome oxidase assembly protein-like protein (TriTrypDB/GeneDB-style sysID: LpmP.28.2840), translating to MVTKTHLSTADEAAAATAAAKPWIASPHNRSVAHWLYLSAACVGGVVWLGGVTRLTESGLSLVEWKPISGVRPPLTDEEWDKEFRHYQEFPEFKQKPNMTLKEFQLIFFWEWAHRLLARSLGLVFGAPLLYYASCGYFKGNGKFLAGLIGILGLGGAQGFMGWYMVTSGLDSKLLEERRKATVSAYRLAAHLILAFTIYSFMLRMGYGLKLPAMAPFPRMAKVQLWSRLSFATMFATAISGAFVAGLDAGLLYNDEFPWMAGGIFPPADHLFTLEPTWRNFFENHSMVQTTHRIMAGTTFLTIMGLNLAASRRRGFIPPSVFRSLMFVNTALLLQISLGVGTVMSTVYVPIAVSHQMGALVLLTTLIRLCSVVGSRGLVLA from the coding sequence ATGGTAACCAAAACCCACCTCTCCACTGCGGAcgaggcggccgctgctaccgccgccgccaaacCCTGGATAGCATCACCGCACAACCGTTCCGTTGCCCACTGGCTGTACCTCAGCGCTGCATGCGTGGGTGGCGTTGTCTGGTTGGGCGGGGTGACGCGCTTAACGGAGAGCGGACTGTCATTGGTGGAGTGGAAGCCGATTAGCGGCGTGCGTCCGCCGCTGACGGACGAGGAGTGGGATAAGGAGTTCCGCCACTACCAAGAGTTCCCCGAATTCAAGCAGAAGCCGAACATGACGCTGAAGGAGTTTCAGCTCATTTTCTTCTGGGAGTGGGCGCACCGCTTGCTAGCGCGCAGCCTCGGCCTAGTCTTTGGCGCTCCGCTGCTCTACTATGCCAGCTGTGGCTACTTCAAGGGCAACGGCAAGTTCCTTGCTGGTCTTATCGGCATCCTGGGCCTGGGTGGTGCACAGGGGTTCATGGGGTGGTACATGGTCACAAGCGGGCTAGACAGCAAactgctggaggagcgcagGAAGGCGACCGTGTCCGCTTACCGCCTTGCCGCTCACCTCATTCTGGCTTTCACCATCTACTCCTTTATGCTACGCATGGGCTACGGACTGAAGCTGCCGGCCATGGCACCTTTTCCTCGCATGGCCAAGGTGCAGCTGTGGTCACGGCTGTCCTTTGCCACCATGTTTGCGACAGCCATCTCAGGCGCCTTCGTGGCCGGGCTTGATGCGGGGCTCCTGTACAACGACGAATTTCCGTGGATGGCCGGCGGCATCTTCCCACCGGCTGACCATCTCTTCACCCTTGAGCCGACGTGGCGCAACTTTTTCGAGAACCACTCAATGGTGCAGACAACCCACCGCATCATGGCTGGAACGACATTTCTAACGATCATGGGACTGAACTTGGCTGCGTCACGGCGGCGCGGCTTCATTCCGCCGTCTGTCTTCCGCAGTCTCATGTTTGTGAACACagctctgctgcttcagaTCAGTCTTGGCGTGGGGACAGTGATGTCGACGGTGTACGTGCCCATCGCCGTATCTCACCAGATGGGTGCACTGGTACTTCTCACCACGCTGATTCGCCTGTGCTCGGTGGTGGGCAGTCGTGGCCTTGTGCTCGCCTAG